The following proteins come from a genomic window of Planctomycetota bacterium:
- a CDS encoding DUF1549 domain-containing protein gives MAKDPRVMPMNRLRGRFGSRSWSLTMRSSTMTVLAVWAVAVLATSAGVFAKDPDKLKTLALAQQVDKLVVEGLTEHNQQPNPPVSDEVFLRRAYLDIAGRIPTLEEAQRFLSSKDITRRSQLIDELLDSEGYVSNYYNYWADILRARSRFETAKVDGEPYMAWIKQSLRDNTPYDKFVYQMLDSEGAIYENGAAGYYLRDSGMPLDNLSNTVRIFLGTQVGCAQCHDHPFDKWTQREFYEMAAFTYGVQTRSKPDFQKMREVRNLAEKQLDANQQARLRNILRPLTYSVHEDARRKLHLPDDYKYDDAKPGSTVEPATIFGASIKLEGNTSPQDAFAAWVTSKDNPRFALTIANRLWAKVMGIGVMPAVDDIKDDSPNVNPKLMDFLTQQMVAVNFDMKAYLRILYNTRTYQSQASREELKLDEPYYFPGPALRRMTAEQVWDSLLTLKVDNVDTRVGPASFAGRSAGVAMMATMTPQQLVDIGKDPQKMRTMVMTNSDVREQMKQRFKQGRGGVDMVRASELTSPAPAGHFLRTFGQSDREQVQAASVEPSITQALTMLNGPIDKEITRSDSLLVTNFKKAATDQERMHVIWLSILGREPSSSEAAAAMQCIKSEGQSDGYTDIVWALLNTREFIFVQ, from the coding sequence ATGGCGAAGGACCCCCGCGTTATGCCGATGAACCGGCTGAGGGGCCGATTCGGTTCTCGATCATGGAGCTTAACCATGCGTTCAAGCACGATGACGGTTTTGGCCGTTTGGGCGGTCGCTGTGCTGGCCACATCCGCGGGCGTCTTCGCCAAGGACCCAGACAAGCTTAAGACCCTCGCCCTCGCTCAGCAGGTCGATAAGCTCGTCGTCGAGGGACTCACCGAACACAACCAACAGCCCAACCCGCCCGTCAGCGACGAAGTGTTCCTCCGCCGGGCGTACCTGGACATCGCCGGCCGCATCCCGACGCTGGAGGAAGCCCAGCGGTTCCTCAGCTCCAAGGACATTACCCGTCGCTCCCAGCTCATCGACGAACTGCTCGACTCCGAGGGCTACGTCAGCAACTACTACAACTATTGGGCGGACATCCTCCGCGCCCGCTCGCGCTTCGAGACGGCGAAGGTCGACGGCGAACCGTACATGGCCTGGATCAAACAGTCGCTCAGGGACAACACGCCCTACGACAAGTTCGTCTATCAGATGCTCGATTCGGAAGGCGCGATCTACGAAAACGGCGCGGCGGGGTACTACCTGCGCGACTCGGGCATGCCGCTCGACAACTTGTCCAACACTGTCCGCATTTTCCTCGGCACGCAGGTCGGATGCGCCCAGTGTCACGATCATCCGTTCGACAAGTGGACGCAGCGCGAGTTTTACGAGATGGCGGCGTTCACGTACGGCGTGCAGACCCGCTCCAAGCCGGACTTTCAGAAGATGCGCGAAGTCCGCAACCTCGCGGAAAAACAGCTCGACGCCAATCAGCAGGCCCGGCTCCGCAATATCCTCCGCCCGCTGACTTACAGCGTGCATGAGGACGCCCGCCGCAAACTGCACCTGCCCGACGACTACAAGTATGACGACGCCAAGCCCGGCTCCACCGTCGAGCCCGCCACGATCTTCGGCGCGTCGATCAAACTCGAGGGCAACACCAGCCCGCAGGACGCCTTTGCCGCGTGGGTCACGTCCAAAGACAATCCGCGCTTCGCACTGACGATCGCCAATCGGCTGTGGGCGAAAGTGATGGGCATCGGCGTCATGCCGGCGGTGGACGACATCAAGGACGATTCGCCGAACGTGAACCCGAAATTGATGGACTTTCTGACGCAGCAGATGGTCGCGGTGAACTTCGACATGAAGGCGTATCTGCGTATTCTTTACAACACGCGGACGTATCAGTCCCAAGCGTCCCGCGAGGAACTGAAGCTCGATGAACCCTACTACTTCCCCGGCCCGGCGCTAAGGCGCATGACGGCGGAGCAGGTGTGGGATTCGCTTCTGACGCTCAAGGTCGATAATGTGGACACGCGTGTCGGGCCCGCGTCGTTTGCCGGCCGGTCGGCGGGCGTGGCGATGATGGCGACCATGACCCCGCAGCAGCTTGTCGACATCGGCAAGGACCCGCAGAAGATGCGCACGATGGTCATGACCAACTCGGACGTGCGCGAGCAGATGAAGCAGCGGTTCAAGCAGGGGCGGGGCGGCGTGGACATGGTCCGCGCCAGCGAGCTCACCTCGCCCGCGCCGGCGGGGCATTTCCTCCGCACCTTCGGTCAGAGCGACCGCGAGCAGGTCCAGGCCGCGTCGGTCGAACCGTCGATCACGCAGGCGCTGACGATGCTCAACGGCCCGATCGACAAGGAGATCACGCGCTCCGACAGTTTGCTCGTCACCAACTTCAAGAAGGCCGCGACGGATCAGGAGCGGATGCATGTGATCTGGCTCTCGATCCTCGGTCGCGAACCGAGCAGCTCGGAGGCCGCTGCCGCGATGCAGTGCATCAAGAGCGAGGGCCAGTCCGACGGGTACACGGACATTGTCTGGGCGCTGCTCAACACGCGCGAGTTCATCTTCGTTCAGTAA
- the pilO gene encoding type 4a pilus biogenesis protein PilO translates to MSDVKSNAWQIDAAALGACLLLTGAVYFVGLKPMLDRETERASQQERLIDLHSQSAQLATHLNDSRATLTRMRKKIEDSAIQLQSTAHLNKRLADVTALATECGLQVNEIQPGSITRGERYETVPINLAGTGYYSACANFLHRLQAAFPDTGVSAFEMTGKPADPKQPAGFTFNLIWYAAPTSGKPAGN, encoded by the coding sequence ATGAGCGATGTGAAATCCAACGCATGGCAGATCGACGCGGCGGCGCTGGGGGCGTGTCTGCTGCTCACCGGCGCGGTCTACTTCGTGGGCCTCAAGCCCATGCTCGATCGGGAAACCGAGCGGGCCTCGCAGCAGGAACGCCTCATCGATCTGCATTCGCAGTCCGCCCAGCTCGCGACGCATCTGAACGACTCCCGCGCGACCCTCACGCGCATGCGCAAGAAGATCGAAGACAGCGCCATCCAGCTTCAGTCCACCGCGCACCTCAACAAGCGCCTCGCCGATGTGACCGCGCTGGCGACCGAGTGCGGTCTGCAAGTCAACGAGATCCAGCCCGGGTCCATCACGCGCGGCGAGCGCTACGAAACCGTCCCCATCAATCTCGCCGGCACCGGCTACTACAGCGCCTGCGCCAACTTCCTGCACCGCCTTCAGGCCGCCTTCCCCGACACCGGCGTCTCCGCCTTCGAAATGACCGGCAAACCCGCCGACCCCAAACAGCCCGCCGGCTTCACCTTTAATCTGATCTGGTACGCCGCCCCGACCTCGGGCAAGCCGGCCGGCAACTGA